The genomic region CCTAAAACCTTATCAAAATCGTATTTCCTTAAGATTTTTATAATCTCATCAAAACGTGATAATGTTCTTCTTTGCATGATAAGCACCTTTTGAATTAGAATAATTTAATTGTTCTTTATTAATTATAACTGTTTTTTATTAAGACTTTTAAGATTAAATTTATTACTATAAATATATATGATTAAAATTATAATTAAATTTATCTAAAATTTAAAAAAAAGATTAGAAAATCAGTGATTAAAGAATTAGAAAATAAAATTGAAATTATACAAACTTATTTTCAAATTCCACTAAAACATCTAAAAGGTCATAAGACAATCTATGAACTGCTTTAGAATGAATATCATTTGGAACTTCCCAATATGCTGATGCAATTCCACCTGCAATAGCTGCCATGGTATCTGCATCCCCACCTAATGAAATGCAATTTCTAATTGTATCCTCATAATCATTAGCTTCTAAAAAGCAAATTATAGACTCTGGAACAGACCCTTGACAGGAAACATCAAATCTATAGTGAGGCCTTATTTCATCAAGAGTCCTACTTAAGTCATAATCATATCGTACCGCTATATGGTCTCTGATTTCTTCCTTTGATGAGCCAAGTCTTGCCAAATAGATAGCATCTGCAGTAGCTAATGCACCCTTGACACCTTCAGGATGATCATGAGTTACAATAGAAGATAATACCGCAAGCTTTTGAACCTCTTCCAAAGAGTCCCCTACCCATGCTACTGGAGAGACTCTCATTGCAGAACCGTTTCCCCAACTTCCATAAGGTTTCGGATGGTCTGTTCTTAACCATTTCTTAAACATTCGACCATAGCCACCATTAGGATACTTGTTTCCAAAATATTGGAGTTGCCTTACCAATTCATCTTTGGAGTTTTTATCATTAAGCAGCCATTTAGCTACAGCAAGGGTCATGATTGTATCATCTGTAAAAGTAGACCTTTTATTAAAAAGAGAGAATTCCTTAGTCTTGATAGGATGGAACTCATAAGTGGATCCTATTATATCTCCTGCGATTGCGCCAATAATTCCTTTCATATTATACCCCCATATTATTATATAATATTAATATGAACTCCGTTACTTATAAAAATATCTAAAACTAATCTAAATAAATCTAAATAAATCTAAATAAATCTAAAATAAATCTAAAATATGTCTAAAATATGTCTAAAATATGTCTAAAATATGTCTAAAATATGTCTAAAATAAATCAAAAAAGCAATTTTTATAAATCTCATGATAAATAATATTTAATAGAAAAGATGAAAAGGTGGATAGATGAAAACTATTGTAATCAATGCAGACCCTAAAATAAAACAGGAAATAGGAAAGATATTGAAATCTGCAGCTAAAGGTGCTGAGTCTGTAGGAAGTGAAGTGGAATACTTTGATTTATACAAAATAGACATGAGAGGTTGCATGATCTGTTCAATCTGCAAAAAGAAAAATAAAGAAAGCTTCAAATGTTACTGGAAAGATGATTTATCCCCAATAATTGAAAAAATCTTAAACGCAGATACACTTTTAATAGGTTCCCAAATATTCTTCAATGAACCGACAAGCCATTATAGGGCTTTGGTTGAAAGACTCATCTATTGTATTGTTTCATATGATAGGAATTACTATTACAAAGGAAAAGTCAATGTAGGTATCTTTTATAGCATTATCTCCCTGAAAAAGCATTTTGAAAATAAAGTTCGTCCAAACCTTAAATCAACAGAAGACTTATTTAAAATGCTGAATGGAAAAGTTAAAGTTTATGAATCTTACAAAGGAATGACAAGCAAGAAAAAGACTGAGGAAGAAATTAAAGAATTGGAAAAACAATTTGAAATTGATTTGAAAAATGCATTTGAAATAGGTGCGGAATTAAGTAAAAAATAGATAAAAATTAAATTATGGATTATTAATGAAAAATATAAAATTAATTAAAAAATAAATTAAAAAAAAGAGTTTACATGAAAAGCATTAAACTTTTCATGAAATTAATTTTTTTTAAAATACTGAAAAACAGTTATCTGATTACTTCTACGATTACACCAAGCTTTTCAGATTGCAATATGTCAACTTTCTTACCGCTTGCACCTACAATTTCCTTTTTCATCTTTAGGAAATCTTCAGTGATTACACCATCAGCACCATTTTCAGCTAATTGTTTAGCT from uncultured Methanobrevibacter sp. harbors:
- a CDS encoding ADP-ribosylglycohydrolase family protein — protein: MKGIIGAIAGDIIGSTYEFHPIKTKEFSLFNKRSTFTDDTIMTLAVAKWLLNDKNSKDELVRQLQYFGNKYPNGGYGRMFKKWLRTDHPKPYGSWGNGSAMRVSPVAWVGDSLEEVQKLAVLSSIVTHDHPEGVKGALATADAIYLARLGSSKEEIRDHIAVRYDYDLSRTLDEIRPHYRFDVSCQGSVPESIICFLEANDYEDTIRNCISLGGDADTMAAIAGGIASAYWEVPNDIHSKAVHRLSYDLLDVLVEFENKFV
- a CDS encoding flavodoxin family protein, whose protein sequence is MKTIVINADPKIKQEIGKILKSAAKGAESVGSEVEYFDLYKIDMRGCMICSICKKKNKESFKCYWKDDLSPIIEKILNADTLLIGSQIFFNEPTSHYRALVERLIYCIVSYDRNYYYKGKVNVGIFYSIISLKKHFENKVRPNLKSTEDLFKMLNGKVKVYESYKGMTSKKKTEEEIKELEKQFEIDLKNAFEIGAELSKK